The DNA segment CCAGTGGTATTAGGGTCTTTTAAGATCGCTTCTAATCGTGTAATCTCTCCAAATAATTCTGCAGAAAAAAGATCACTTCCCTGAACATTTACTGGGATATGAATGCCTTTATTGACTTCAATCGTAACATCTTGATTGTTCATCGAGATCGCTCGGTTTTCAACCATTGCAAGTTCACTTACCTCAACGTTTTCAGAGGTTCCACCATTTGCTGGGCTACTGTACGTGATAGTTGGATTCTCTTCGTCTTGAATATTGATCGTAAGTAATACGCGTTCGTCTTCCTCCAGCTCTTGACCAATTTGACGTGTATCCTGATATACATACGCTCCATCTTCACCTTCTACATAACGAAAGCTTTGGTTATTGTAGACGATTGTATGGTCCTCTGCATTGGCACCTTCAAGTAAAGGGCCAATACCCATTGCAATCTTTGCATCCTTTTGAATGGGTGCTGTATCCGTATTTGCTCCGTTAAATAAATAGCGATTATCAACTTTGGAATTCCCTAAATCCTGCATGTATTGCTTAAGCTGACCAATCTCTTTAGCTATATTATCTCGTTGCCCTTCATCGTACGTATCATTTGATGCTTGAATGGTTAGATCCGAGATTCGCTTTAAAATTTGTGCTCCTTGATCTAATACGCCTTCTGAATGGTCTAGCCAGTTTTGTGCCTCTGATATGTTTCGTTTAAACTGACTAACTTCTGATGCAGCTTGACGGTGCTGTAACCCCTTCATAGCGATAACTGGATCTTGAGACACACGCGTGATTCGTTTCCCAGTTGTTAATTGGTCCTGTAGCTTCCCTAACTGTGAATATCCTTGATTAATATGCCTCATTGTATTAGCTGAAAGCATCTGTTGAGTGACTCTCATGTAATCTCCCCCTTCCTAGCGTCCGACTACGCCCATTCCATTAATGATTCGATCAAGCATTTCATCCGTAACAGTAATCATTTTTGCTGCAGCATTATAGGCATGTTGCAGCTGAATCATCATTGTTAATTCTTCATCCATCGACACATTACTAACCTCTTGAC comes from the Alkalihalobacillus sp. FSL W8-0930 genome and includes:
- the flgL gene encoding flagellar hook-associated protein FlgL, which codes for MRVTQQMLSANTMRHINQGYSQLGKLQDQLTTGKRITRVSQDPVIAMKGLQHRQAASEVSQFKRNISEAQNWLDHSEGVLDQGAQILKRISDLTIQASNDTYDEGQRDNIAKEIGQLKQYMQDLGNSKVDNRYLFNGANTDTAPIQKDAKIAMGIGPLLEGANAEDHTIVYNNQSFRYVEGEDGAYVYQDTRQIGQELEEDERVLLTINIQDEENPTITYSSPANGGTSENVEVSELAMVENRAISMNNQDVTIEVNKGIHIPVNVQGSDLFSAELFGEITRLEAILKDPNTTGEDLTSFITNIDAHHSNFVSERSEVGVRLNRIEMMTNRLEDQDANVKKMMTNNEDVDIEETIMNLIMAENVHRIAMSSGARIMQPSLMDFLR